One genomic window of Actinoplanes lobatus includes the following:
- a CDS encoding DUF1349 domain-containing protein, whose amino-acid sequence MSMSWLNEPPQWSDRDGTIRVTTGPKTDFWRRTFYGYVTDDGHFYHRPVTGDFTAEVVVSAGHSALFDQAGLMLRAGGTTWLKTGVEVTSGAVQLSTVVTRDFSDLSVVALPGYGGELALRLTRFGSAVCVHRGDPDGTWHLVRLGHLDLPETVDVGVMCCSPQREGLEVTFRDFRVGDPIPREGLE is encoded by the coding sequence ATGTCGATGTCGTGGCTCAACGAGCCCCCACAGTGGTCCGACCGGGACGGGACGATCCGGGTCACCACCGGCCCGAAGACGGATTTCTGGCGGCGCACGTTCTACGGCTACGTCACCGACGACGGCCACTTCTACCACCGGCCGGTGACCGGCGACTTCACCGCCGAGGTGGTGGTGTCCGCCGGGCACTCGGCGCTGTTCGACCAGGCCGGCCTGATGCTGCGGGCCGGCGGGACCACCTGGCTGAAAACCGGCGTCGAGGTGACCTCCGGCGCCGTACAGCTCAGCACCGTCGTCACCCGCGACTTCTCCGACCTCTCCGTGGTGGCCCTGCCCGGGTACGGCGGCGAGCTGGCGCTGCGCCTGACCCGCTTCGGCTCGGCCGTGTGCGTGCACCGCGGCGACCCGGACGGGACCTGGCATCTGGTCCGGCTCGGCCACCTGGACCTGCCGGAGACGGTCGACGTGGGCGTCATGTGCTGCTCACCGCAGCGCGAGGGCCTGGAGGTCACGTTCCGGGACTTCCGGGTCGGCGACCCGATCCCCCGCGAGGGCCTGGAATAG